Genomic segment of Camarhynchus parvulus chromosome 1A, STF_HiC, whole genome shotgun sequence:
tgtCAGTGTTGcatacaaaaaggaaaaaaaagccacacatAAGAGGAAATGATGCAGTTTGTCTTTCCTTGGTAGGAGAGTTgtattgctctttttttcctagagcCTGTTGCCAACATCTGCTGGTAAAACTCCATCCCTGGGAGCCTCTCAGTAGCCCACTCACTAATCTTGCATATCCCCATAGCTGGCTGTGGGCTACTGGGATATTCCTCAGTTTTGCAGTCATTTCATACTAAAACCAGCTCATTCTTGTTCCATATGAGATTTAACTGAGACTGTATGAATTTAGGGTCACAGATTACAAACTGCTGGACTTTGACTTACCAGAAAACATACCAAGATCAGATCTAATGATCTTCTAGAGTCTTGCTGTGCTTAtgagcttttattttcatctgtcAGTAGCAAAACTTCCAGGCAGCATTTGGGAAAATAGATGTGCTAAACATCTCTATTCCGATGAGTTGTAGCAGGAGAAGACATTGAAAAGAGGACTAATTCCATTTCTGATACCAGGCAGCCAAGCAATGGGACTTGGTTGTTAGAGAAGTGAAAGCATTGGGAAAGCATTGGGATTGCCAGATGTgcaaaaatttgaattttgatgCTCATttgaataaacaaaacaaatttgccttgtgataaatattttttatgtaatagatatgtttgttcttttttgcaGAACTCAAGTCATTCTGATGTAGCTGATGGCAGACCTATTTTTACAGAGAGGCTGAAAAGCTGGACAGAGGTGAGTCAAAACCAGACATGATGAAGCATCTCAGACACTTTTTTtggcacacagcagctcccagaaccAGCGTAATTAGCTGCAGTCGAATGAACATGAGCAGAGTTCTCTTTGGTAGCTtggaaatgagacaaaaatagAAAGCTTTATACTGCACTGTGAACTGACTCAGAGGTACAGTCAAGCCCAGGAGCTGAGTTGCAACATCTTCTTTATCATCTTGTTTCAAGCAGCAGAGAAGCCCTGTATGctgtgttttgtcttccttccttcctttctctgctgatGGGCACTGACAGACCTTTCTTTCTGATCATATTTTtcaacagagaaatgaaaaggagatCATCCTGAGTCAGATTATTTCCATGTACTTGGAAATGCTTGAAAGCACTGACAGGTCAAAGGAGCATGTCAGGAACATAACTGAGGAGCTCTACACTCTGAAAAAAAGTCTCTCTGATGGCTCAAAGAAGATGGAAGATCTCAAGGACCTGACAAAACTTCAGGTAAGGCTCTTCCTTTGTCTCCAAAGCTTGTGGCATTATACTTGTGATTTGAGTGTGATTTAAGCTAATAACACTTCAGTAACCTATATGGTAATCCATGTGTAGCTCAGTTCATGCTGAAAAACCAAATATTTCCAGCTGCGGGGGCTGCTGCATGTCTACAGTGTGGGATAGTGCTGAGTCTTGCTGTGATCTGGCACAGaactgctggcagcactgtcACATGGTCTGTACACCAGAGGTGCCACTGGCACAGCCCTTTGTGGCATAGAAATTGTCTGAGACAGTTGTGCCTGGCTGTGGAATGCTCTGTGGCTCTGGGAGCACTTGGGTCACGGTGCTCGTGCCAGTGGCACCAACCACTGACCCCCTCAGAGGTCTGCAGACAATGCCCCAGAGCAGTCAGCTGCCTTTCACTACAGGCTAGCTCTGTTCCACAGagtgtggctgctctgtggcaggctgcaaagcagcacagaaagtggaaaacaaaaatatgggACACAGTCGCTCTTTGCTATGGGAATTAGGTAGTAGGGAATTGAAAATTGCAGATGTGCTTCTGTTTTACACTGGTAGCAGGGTAGCTCATGTGTTGTGGTCAGTAAACAATTCTAGCTCTTGGCATGACTTTTGCTCCATTTGTTTCTTGCTTATTACAGATGAGTGACTTGAAAGTTCAGCGCAAGGCTGTAAATGAGCTGTTCAGCGTCTTACAGAAACTGGGGGATACCTCAAGTtctcacaaaagaaaaagaagccagTTTCAGAGGCTGTGCAAATGCTAATGCCATCTCAGGACCTTCTGTACTGAGCTACTGTGCAAATCTTGTTGggacaagattttttttatttcaatctttttattgattttttatacatttatttattaatatttaaggGTCTTAAGtaattatttataaagaaatactAATAAAAGTATTTATACTCCCTAATATTATATAAGAAATTACTTTGTCTTAAAATCCTGTCTATTTGTTATATGTTGTTGACCTGAAAACAGAGAGTGAGGCGGTGTTTACCCAGTTTCCATATGGAAATCTTGAAATTACATTATAATGGTACCCAGCTTTCCATCTGGTGCTGTCTTGAGAGAGGGATGTTATGAGATTAGTCTCATCTATTTGGCATAGAGATACAAGCACCAGTATGGGGAAGTGACTctattcaggaaaaatatttatgtctgCTTACTACTAAACATATCTAAATCCAAATCAAGTGAGTAGACATGCCTAAAGATAAGCAAATGTTGAAGAAAATTTCTGAACTAGAGGACTAATGGTTAATTGCTggttactattattattattattactattattattgttattatgcACTGAAGTTACGAGGAGAACAGTCTACTTAATATCTCAGAAGAATGCGACTAACTGTATTGCACTGACTTAACTTAAACTCTcggattttaaaaatttttgtattgAACCAGTCAAATGTGTCTgttgtaatttaatttatttggagGTAATAGTATGGAAGTTTTTATCTCAAGGACTATATTTTTGCACTGGaatattatttaaaactttGGATTTTTCAACagagatttttgaaatttgaattttaaataaataaataaatagataaattttaaaagtgtgtttTCATGTTTATTCACCATCATctatgtgaaaaataaaactctaaTTTTATTCTACATTTTAACAAAGATCAGTCCTGCCCagacatataaaatatattttgtttcctccatatttttaaagaaatatgatagaaaagtctaaaattctcaaGTTTTTCTGGTATCTGTTtgagaaaacataattttgctTGTGGGAAGGCACTGATAATTTGAAGTTTGTTGTTACTCTGATCTAAGGTAAAAAAACACTCAAATTTCTCTGCATGTGAAAGTTGTGGAGCCCAGAGTGAGCTCAGGCCGtctgctgggctctctgcaggtgCTGTAAGCTGGAGGCCTGGGGCAGCTTGGGCAGGTCTCACAGGGTTCTGAATTCTCAGGTCCTCAGGGCTCTACCAGGCAAATTTTCTGGGAATAGACTGGCTGAACtgactgggaatggggcagatttttctttgcattcctGCCAGTATAAGACTTCTGAATACTCCCTGAGCACTGATTGAATCCATAAAATCCAGAAATAGCACCACATCACGCCTGAAGCTTGGTTGCAGTGAGTCCTACGAGTTCAGCTGTAATTGTTGCagccattcccactcccatggGCTCAGCTGCCTCCCACTGTTCAAGATACCTTCATTCATATCCACATTTGACAGCCACAACAAGTGGCTGTGATCCTGGAGGCTCCAAGtgattttgaaagaaacagCTGTTCTTGTTTATATTCATCACAGACGTGCATATGCATGGGAGATGCAAGTGAAATTTCTCCTGTAGGATTTCTTCAGTTCCAGGACTAAGCATGAGAATCCTCAGTAAGCATTCAACATAGACAATGTGTCCTTCCGTGCTCATGCTCTTTCATGAGGTATTAGAGGAGATTAACTCTCCTTTGGGGATACACAGCCAGGTGCAGCAAgttctactgaaaaaaaatcgaaaaaacaaaaaatccaaaaccaaagaagaaggaaaatgaaaaagaaactaaagaaaagagagaagagaagagaagagaagagaagagaagagaagagaagagaagagaagagaagagaagagaagagaagagaagagaagagaagagaagagaagagaagagaagagaagagaagagaagagaagagaagagaagagaaaagaagagaagagaagagaagagaaggaaaaatgaaaaacctaACAGAAGGGTTAAAGTTTCATTAGTCATTGGCAGGAATATAGTGTGTTTCCCCACTACTCCTGAGCAAATTAATAGcctatttctttaatttaaagcCAAGACTGGTTGGAAACTACTTTATTAGACTATAAAGTAAAAAGTCTACAGTCCTTCTACACCCTGCTGTATGGTTCCATGGTAACAAAATTAAGGCAATTGCATCCACAAGAAATAACTTTTCCCAATCCTACCTTCTTTAGCTATGTGTACCCaaccctgtgctctgctgtcccctgcatTCCTGAAGTTATCACATTAAATTTTGCTCAAAACAGCAAGAGTTTTGTGGGGAGATTTTGCTAAGTCACACAATTTCCTGTGTTCTTCTCATCCTAGTGTGGGGTAGCAGAGAAGTAGTGAAGGAATGAGCAAGGCAGAGATGGAGTagcagctgtcactgctgacCAAATGTGTTTGCATGTTCTCATTTCAGTAGTTTgatgatttggttttttgtttgttcgttTAATTGATTAgttgcattttttcttcttattttttttcctccaaagtaTCCTTATTTCCTGGAATATTCCAGgaaactggaatttttttaagcatcttGAAACCTCTCATGTTAAACCTGACACTAGACATTGTAGAGATTCAGAGGAGCTACCACAGGTATCTAACCATTTAAAGAAATCTAAACAATGTTTCTCATATTGACCTGACTGTTCCCTGCCCAGTTAAGTCTGTGCAATTTCTACAGGGTGCTTAAGGTAAACTGCTCAACATTCCTCACTTTGTTCTGTTACTGTGATAATAGTTAGAGAAGAATATAATAAAAATCAGCCTCTACAAAGCCATTTTTGCCATACCATGCCATTTTTGCCATGCCATTTTTGCCATGCCATGCCATTTTTGCCATGCCATGCCATTTttgccatgccatgccatgccatgccatgccatgccttttTTGTATGGTGTATAATTGCATTCACAAATTAGGTGAATCACTTTAAGCATGAAAACTTCTCTGACATTCACAGGAGTCCTGGATCTCCTTTTCTATGTCATTCCTCACAATATCCAAGTGAGGAGGGCACTTCCAGCTAAGCTAAATGTAAGGGTGAAATGAATTTTAATGGCTACCACAGATATTTCTATAGAAATACATAGCAGAAGCTTTGAACATTTTTGACTGAAGGTCAGTGCAATTTCTTCCACCTACAGGATCTGACAGCGTTAATACATGTGCATGCTTGGGTGTGAAAAGATATAATCTACTGCTTAGTAGTTAAAATTAGAATGAGAAAAAGTCAAAAGGAAAGACAATTGCCTGAAGAATCTCACTTTATTTCATGCATCACTTCCGTAGCACATTAATTCTGTCCTTGCTCTCTATTCCTGCGTACTACTAGCCCTGATTTTTATCTGCCATTTTATCACCTTGTCACTGTATTTTTTAGTCCTTCAATAGTTTTCTGGAGCTGGACCTCCTCTATGTCCTGCATAACTTGGTACATCAGCAAACTTAGTTATGAATATTGATAGCTTACTATGTCACCAAACTTAATTGTGAATATGAATGACAAAGTTAACATGAGTAACCTAGTACATCAGCAAGCTTAACTCCCTTTCTCAAACTGCTGATTGCTACATTTTAAATCATGGTattattaaggttggaaaagacctctaggACCATGGAGTCCAACTGTTAATGCCACACCATTGTGTTCACCCCAAACTGTTTCCCCAGGTGTCACATCCACGTGCCTTTGGAACACTTACAGAGGTGGTGATCCCAGCACTTCCTTGTGTAGCCTATTCCAATGCATGGCCAACAGCACAGGCCCCATGTAAGCCCTCTCATGGCTGAACCCACTTAACTGCAAAAACCATTCACTgattcctgctccttttttcttatattctaaccatttgtatttttatataaggAGTTTCTCATCATGTAGTAGCTCAACTTCTTTGATAGCTTTACAGTGAGACTCATGAGGGATTCTTTTGAAGCTCGAAGACATGGTTGTATTTTGTTTCCCCTAGTCTGTATTCCCTGACTCTTCACTAAACTCTCTTATAAACAATGTGTGGTGTATCATGTCACAAATATCACAGTATTTACTCTTTCCTTTTGCACCACATTTATCCATGGGCCCACTCTGTCCTGGTACTGTGCAGTAAGGATGTCAATTTTAGTGGTTTGCAGTTTTCAGCAATTCCCTTGAGGCCTTTTGGAAAATTAATATCCAAGAAGTCCACTTTGTGCATGCCTGGTGTAGGGGCAGACTCAAGAGTGGGTTGGATCCTGAACCCACCAAAATTGTAGTTCAGCTGTTTTACCCTTGAGTCCTGCAGGACTGCCAGGTGAGGGCTATCTGCTCAAATCTGTCCTTGCCATTATCTTCCTCCACTAATCTGGGAGTGaccatgggattttttttcttttttctttttttttttttttttttttttttgtaagtggGAGgtagaaagaataaaaaagtcTAAAAAGGTCTGGAGGTGTAAAAATCCAAACTTGTCAGACAGGTGTGGGATTTTCAGCCCAAAAATAGTTAATCATACAAAACCTCTCACGTCTTTGTGATCTTGAGTGGGGCAGAGTGATAACAACAACTTCAGCAATTCGTGGGATGTATGTAGGCTGCTGAAGTAGGTGAGGATGTCACCTACTTGAGGAGGCACAATGGCCTTGCAACAGCAAAAATGTTACTTCTGGGTGTCTTATCTAGCTGTTGGTCCTCATGAAAGATAGCAAAATAAGGCCATTGTCTTCCAGCTTCctctttcattcttttatttccacagTTCCCTCTCACAGTGAGCAGAGACTTCCTGGCAAGCAATAAAGAAGGTGTACGTATGCAAAAAAATCTACCTGCAGAAAAAAGTAGTTCCTTGATGCACAGCAAAACCAGCTGTGGCTGTATGGTGGTCACATTACCCAGAGGGAAACAAGAATTGAAGAGGGCTCCATTCCCCATCTTATGAAGTGGGGGGAACGTCCTGCACCACTCCGTGCTCACTGCTCTCACAGGCAAATGTCATTGTGACATTCCCCCCTATGACCTTCCCCTTATAAAACAGCAAGCAAACCAGTCAGGTAAATCTGGTCTCTAAATCAACCCTGGGTTGTGAGTTTAACAAATGACACTCAGTATTTCTTCACAGATTGGATCGATGTTATCAAAAAGATGCAATAAAATGTATCTCCGTGCAtaaacatttctgcagaaaagtaTTCTTGAAAAATGTGTCATCATATACAATGAGCCCAAAGACAATGACACCAAAGGAAAGTCATTTCACAATTGATGATTTTATTTCATCCTAAGGCTGTTAATGTCACCAGAGGTAAGGAAATTCCCCACCAGAGTCGCCCTTCTGATAGGTTGCTGAAGGACAAACGTGTTGCTAACTGGACATTGTCCCTCTGGGGAACGCACAACTGTCCTCATTCCACTTTCATGTCTTTCTGCATTATCATCTGGTGTCCTCCTCCACAGATTTCTGGCGGTATCCTTAAAAACTGAAGACATCAATGATTTATCATCTTATAAGGACAAATTTAGACATCACACTTTCACTGCATCTTTAGAAGGGCTATTAAACAGAAACACGATGCAAATAATGCTGCTCTagcaattaaaatttattttcagcagtgGAGTAGGACAGTTATTTACTGTCTCTAGTGAAAAGCCAGTGGTATGCTGCTCACTTGTGGTATATAATTCCTTGTGCAGTTGGTGCTGCTTGAGGTTTCTGATACAGGTTGATTGATATAAAAATTCATAAAAGGCAATGGAAAGATTCCTCTTGGTTTTAAAGTCATTGGAATTGGGAAACTGGATTCTGGACACCAATAgaaggtgtttttttaaaaaaaaccaaaccctcaTAACTAGAGTGGGATGCCCAAACAAATGACTCTAATAGATGAAAAAGTATAGAAGAGGttgataatttaaaatagaCCCTGACTTTTGATGAATTGTATCAAAGCCAATCAGCAATATTCACATTATTTGCTGAGAATATTCCTATTTTTCCTAAAAG
This window contains:
- the IFNG gene encoding interferon gamma, which codes for MAFQTYSLFVLSVIMISFGHVENRLNLLQLQNDIDKLKADFNSSHSDVADGRPIFTERLKSWTERNEKEIILSQIISMYLEMLESTDRSKEHVRNITEELYTLKKSLSDGSKKMEDLKDLTKLQMSDLKVQRKAVNELFSVLQKLGDTSSSHKRKRSQFQRLCKC